The Phalacrocorax aristotelis chromosome 31, bGulAri2.1, whole genome shotgun sequence DNA segment CCTCGACCGTCTAAAAAGACCCCaagctctgcctccagcactTCCAGACGTGCCACGAACCCAACCACAGGCCTTAAAAACCCAACTCAATTACGTGCACGTCGAGGCAGCAGCAGAACCGCGTGTGCCCGTGTGTCTCAGGCGTGTCTTCTTCTCACCCGCCACCTTTCGCAGCCCAGTTCAGGGTCTTGGGACCCGACCAGCCGGTCACTGCCGTCGTGGGAGAAGACGTCGTGCTGCCTTGCCTCCTCTCCCCGAGGCTGAACGCCGAGAACATGGACGTCCTGTGGTTTCAGTCGATAACCTCCAACCACGTCCACTATCACCGCAGCGGGTGCGACGACTACTCCTTCCAGAATCCCCAATACCGGGGGAGGACAGCGCTGTCGAAGGAGGGCCTCTCTGTTGGGGACGTTTCCTTGAGGATCCTCAGCACCCGGCTGAGCGATGAGGGACAGTACCGGTGTCTCGTCCAAGATGGGGATTCTTATGAAGAAGCCTCTGTGGAGCTGCAGGTAGCAGGTAAAAGGCAGGAGTCAGGGTTGTCTACAAGATGCGCCCCCGGCATGTCCCATTCGCCCACCCCCACGCACAAATCCCCTCTGGtctttctctgctgggcagcccaGCTCCTCGCGAGCACCTCCCCACCTGCCTGGCCCCAGATCCCTGCACAACAGGACCTGGCCCACGGCCACAGCCCTCACACCTCTCCAGGAGAGCAACACCAGCCTCCGGAGAAACAAATCAGGCTTGGGTGTGCCCAGAGTGAAAGTCCGTGCGGTTCTGGGTTCATTTGGGGCAGGAGGCAAAGAGGGAGAAATGCCACCAATTCCAGGCCAAGCTCAGAGGTTTCCGTGAGTCTCTCACCAGGGCTGCCCTGACTTTGTGGCTGTGGGTGGAAGGAGCTGTGGGAAGGTCTCCTCCGGGACGGGCGCTCGGTTTGGCTGATAGAGGTGGGGGATTTTGGTCCCAGTTTCAGGTtccagccccctcctctccGTGGAGGATGCCCAGGATGGGGGAGTGCGAGTGAGATGTCGAGCGACCGGCTGGTACCCAAAGCCTGAGATGGTGTGGAGAGATGTCCAGGGCCAGCAGCTCCCGCCCGTCACCCAGTCCGACTCCCAAGACCAGAACGGCCTCTTTGAAGTGGAGAAGTCCATCGTCATCCAAAGAAACGCAGAACAAAACGTGTCCTGTTCCGTCAGGAACACGCGGCTTCCCCAGGAGAAGGAGGCGCCCATTTATATCTCAGGTGATTGGCCACCAGCATTGAGCTGTTAAAAGCCAGACGTGGGAAATAAGGGGATTCACCCCTGAATTTTATGCCCGCAATTGTTGTGGGCTGCCCCTGAGGAGGGTTCTGGTCATGGGGGGCTGTTGCAGCCCCAGGCGGGTCCCTCGGGCTGTGGCGCTCCATGGATCACGAGGGTGTGATGGAGGAGGAGCTGGTCTGTGGAGCATCAGGGATCCCATCAGGAGCATCCAAGTATTGTTTCAGGAGAAAGTTGGTCTCAGCATAGTTTTCTAAAGAACCATGGCTGAATCAGAGATTACTTTATTAAAATTGAAGAATACTCTATGAAATATCAACGTCAGTTCTAAATAATTCAACAAAGATGCTCAAAGTTTATGGAAAGGCACGTTCACTCCAACACACAACGTACACCCCTCATTGCATCCCAGATTAACCTAATTTGGGCAATTTTCCTATTCCAGACTCCATTTTCCTAAAGGAATATCCCTGGAAGGTGGCTTTCTTTGTGACCCTGGCTGCCTGCTTCGCTTCCCTGGTTGCCTTCCCTCTTTTCATCTCACGGCTACGAGGTAAGGCATTAGGCAGGAGCAAGGGGACTTTGGGGCACCCAAGAGGGTCTCTGAGCACCCAAGAGCACACGGAATGACGTGGACCTGCTCACGGGAGGACCAGCTGCCCCCACACATTTCAGACTCACTCGAGCTCTGTCCCACTGAAACATGCCAAAAAGAGCACTGTGGAGGCCCCAAACGCAGAATCTCCATCCCCAAGAGCTCACGCCCTTGACCAGGGGGAACCACCACAGCCTCAAAGCAAACCCCGGGGCTGCGGGCGCAGGAGGCAGAGCTCCAACACCACCAGACACCCCCATGTCACACCAAACCCCAAATCCAGCATCAGCTGACCCAAAACACACCTGAAATGTCCCCATTGTGGGTCAACCTCGCGTGACGTAGGTGTGGGAGAAACCTTCCGGTAACCCACGTCACGTTATGTCTTCTCTCTTACAGCCCAACAAGCCACACAAATTGGTAAGAgacactttatttttctcccccttctccttaAATACGGTGGGGATGGTTTGGTAGCATGGGAGGGTTGGCTCTCGCATGCGTGCATCCCCTAGATTTGCCTTGAAAGTGGCATTTGCTGGGTAATTTCACACCAAAAAGACATTTGAAAGAATTATGAGGAGTGGGGAAGGGTTGAAAAGACTTCATTTAAATCCTGAAAGCACACCAAATACACACGGAATTAGGGAAATCCctattttcctcctgctgtttcCCCTTTTCTAGCCACGCTCTGCCAGTGATGCCGTTGGTGCGGAGCTGCCGCCCCCTTCCCCTACCCCAGGCCGCTCACAAGTTCCTGTCAGGAAGGAAACTTCCTCTCACAGTTATTCCTGCATTTTGAGGAATAACATTTTGGAGGAGTAAACACAAGCTTCCTCATcctcagagaaataaaacccacctTGGCATGATTGTCCCCAAAGGCCACCCCAGACAGCGATAAATCCCCATCTGCCCTTGGCGTCCAACGTCAAGTCGCCAGCGTTGATGGCCACATGGCTAACGGAGAGGCCTCAAGCGAGAGGAGGACCCAGGCACCCTTCTGCTCTTGGCCTCAGGGCACGCCGCCCATCAAAACCCTCTTTCAGACAACCAGTTCAgcaggttttacccccagaaAATTAAACCTGCCCCCCTTCCAACATCAACCCAACCCTTCCTTCAGCTCAACTCCCAAagccccaggcagcagaaaagcaaagaggtCCTCGGGCGCCTGGACAAGTTCCCGCCACCAAATGAGCATTTTCCAGCAATCCCGCctatttcttcctgctttgaGTTAAATTGTTATTTCCCTTCCAGGGGTCGGGAGATGGAAATACACAAGCCCTGCTTTGCTTCCTCCACCCCTGAAACCCCCTAAACAAAGGAGACGACCTTCCCCAAACCTTCGTCATCCAGCTTCCCATGAGCTTGAGCCCAACTCTCTGGTGGCACCAACCCCACCAACTCCTCCCAGCCCTTTGGGTGCCCCAAAGTCCTTCCTTCGAGCCGGtttcccctcccatcccctctcccctccctgggcagaTTCTGGAGCTCTGGCACCATAAAAGCACCTCTTAACACACCCGTGGCTTTGGTGGCTACGTAGGGACCAGGGGATGAGGGTTGGAGCCCAACAAGCACAtgcttttactgaaaacagttcttgctctttctttttcagagaaacaTGTCTCGGAGCTGCGTAAGTTTGATCCTTGCTCTTCCCCCACCCGCGTGGTCTTTCACACAGCACAGAATtcagggggcagggggaggggcgAGGGGGATGGGATGTGCCTTGCTCAGGTTTGTTACCAAGCCCCCTCCAAGAGTGATTGAAAACACTCCCAGGGGCTAactaaaaaccccaaactggaCCAGGAAGGATGTCCATGTTCCCATTTTGGTGAATCTACGTTGTCAAATAAGGTAAATTTGAGTACATGAAAGGCAAGCATGGCTGGGACTGGTCTGCAGCGCTGGGGACCACCACCCCAAATCACCCCACGGCCCCTCCTCATGCCACCACACCTGCTTGTGACCACGTCTCTTTGCTTTCAGGGTGGAGAAACGCCTTTGTGCCGGTGGAAGAAGGTACGGGGGTGTGGGGCTTTGCCTCTCCATGGGTGtcttcccctgtgctgctggtgggggggtgggtaCATGGAGGGCTGAGCCTCCACGCCCCACCTGCTCTGATGCCCCCCGCTCCCTTTCCCCACCACATCtccctttttctgtctctctttttgtgGCACTTGAGGTCCCACAAATCACTTCTCCAAGGGGAGCCCACCTGAGGAGACCCCAAAGGCAACGGGGGTCTCCAGCTGagctctccccctctccccgcagTGCACGTCACGCTGGACGCGGACACGGCGCACCCACAGCTCATCCTCTCGGATGGTGGGAAGAGCGTACGGCGCGGAGTCACGCGGCAAGAGGTGCCAGATAACCCCGAGAGATACGACACCGACCGCTGCGTCCTGGGCCAGGAGGGATTCACCTCCGGGAGATACTTCTGGGATGTGGATGTGGggatggaggaaggagggatCTGGGCATTGGGGGTGGCCAAGGAGTCCACggagaggaagggggagatCGACCGGGATCCTCGAAACGGGATCTGGGCTATTGGTCACTGGTGGGGAGAGTATTGGGCTCTGACCTCCCCTGAGCGCACAGCTCTCAGCCTCACAAAGAGACCCCGGACAATTCGGGTTTCCCTGGACACTGAGGCACAGAAGGTAGCCTTCTTCAACGCTGACAACCAAGAACTGCTCTACACCTTCCAACTGGGCCCCTTGAGTGGGGAGAGGATCCGTCCCTGGTTCTGGGTGTACGTGTCCGCCCAACTCACCCTGAAGTCACCTCCTTCGCCCCCACCCGTCCCCAGCGAGGAGGAGCCTCTGCTCCCTTCCTGCACCCCCCTGCCGACCCTCCCCACGGGACGACGGGCCCCGCGCACGCCGACAGCAGGACATGACCAAGACGGGGAAATCCATGCTGCTGTCCACGAGCAGCCATGATCAATGCCCAAGGCTCTGCCAGCTGCGTCGTGCCACCAGGGCGCCCCGAGACTCTCCCAGTGAAGCCATGGCGGCCCCTCCACCTGAGCAGAGCTATCCCCGCTCCTGCTGGAGCTTGCGACAAGATGTAGCCGTGGCTAAGGCACATTCGCCTCTCCTAAGGTGATGTCTCCAAGCAAGGCGCTTCCGCTGAGACGTCCTTGTGCTTCTGCTACGGGCAGAGTCCAACCCAACCAGGCTGTTGGGACCCGAGGGCGTCAGAACCCCCCTGAGATAGGGAAAAGAAACCCCCCCAGTGCCAGAACCGAGATGAGAGTCTGGGGAGAAGGAGCCGCACATCTCCACCCTCTTCCTCTCTACTTCATCTCCAGCCCCCAAAGCCTCATCAAACGGGGCCAGTTGAAGGGCTGGGGGTGGTCTCTGGCCAGGCACTCAGTTCCTGACATCTACCACCTCCCCACGCATTCCAATGTATTCATAAAATAGGCTTTTCCTATAAAAATTCTCTCCTTGACACCTCTGTGGGTGACTTGATGGGGAGGAAgggtcctgcagagcagccacgtTCCGCCAAGGGTCCGGATCATCAGGCAAAGCCAGAGGGATGAGGCAGGTCCAGGGTCGAGGCAGGAACCAAGTCTGCACATCAGGAGGaaccatgggctgcagctcagccttGGCCATGGCCCCCCCAACAGagcccagcaccctgggctGGGCTTAAGGAGAGCCCTTGGGCCATCAGCTGGTCCTAGGTGGGGCTGATCAGGGTCGTTCATGCTAATTAGCCCTGATAATGCTAATAAGCCCTGATTAGGCTCTGACAATGCTGCCTGAGGACAGGGTCCTGTCTGCGGACCCTTCTGCTGGTGACTGCTGAGCCCCGTAGGCATCTCCAAGGGGTGCGTGTCCCACTTCCCTCCACGCACGGTTCAGCTAAAGGgagcttctctttttcttcagcttctggcTGAGCTGGAGGAAGTCGGCAGCAGAGCCCCGACCTGCCCTGGCAGCGGCTTTTAAACCCCAAATCTCACCGACCCCCAATGCATTTGCAGTTgtttgggggggaaaaacctCAGCAGATGCTGGTTCTCTCTTCCCGTCACCCCTTTCTGCACCCAGAGATGGTTCAAGAAACGCAAGGCCAGGCTGCACCCAGCGGGGCCTTGCTGAACCCCTGGGAGATGCTCCCCCATGGGTGATGGTCTCCCTTGGGTGATGGTCACGTGAGGATGATGCCCCCTCCATGGGTGATGGTCTCCCTTGGGTGATGGTCACCCGAGGATGACGCCCCCTCCATGGGTGATGGTCTCCCTTGGGTGATGGTCACGTGAAGATGATGCCCCTATGTGGGCGATGGTCTGTGTGGGAGGGGGCTCTCCTGCAGGTCATGCTCCCCCAGGGGTGATGTCCCCTCCCTTGGGTGATGGGCACCCAAAGATGATGCTCCCCAGGGGTgatgctttcctggggatgatGTTCTCCCGGGGTGCTGACGGTCCCCTGGGGTGAGGCTCTCCTGGGGGGGATGGTCACCCAAGGACTAACCCTCCCAGGGACAATGCTCTCCCATGGGCGATGATTCCCCCAGGGGTTATGTTCTCCGATGGAGGGTGCTCAACCGGAGGTGATGCTCCCCCAGGGGGGATGGGCTCCCTCGGGTGATGGTCACTCCACTGTTCTCCCAAAAAGCGGGTTCCTTCGCCCGCTGTGCAAAGCGCCAAACTCCACCCAGCGCGGAGGGGCTTTATTCAACTCATTTTCCCACAACGGTGGGGGCTGGGTGGTGACTGCACAGAGCCGCCCCCCACGCCGAGACACTGCAAGGTCTTTCTACAGTTAAACGTATCACTTCAGTGGTACATTTTATGTAATATTGTCTTTAACTGACCGATTTTATTGAAGCCTCAGGTCCTGCCTTGACTTTGCCACTCGCTTTATTCAGTTCAATTAATCAGTTAGATTTTCAGTGATGTTTGGGACGTGAACACAACGATCCTTATCGCTTAAATGTGTATATGCACAAACTCCATGACACCGTAGCAACACCCAAATGCAATTACTTTACCTGCTGTTACCGAATTTTGAGCTCTTACGGTTCCAAAGGTTCAATTTAAATCTAGAACTAAGATTCCCCAATCTGGGGTTCGCAATGGATTCTGGCAGTGGACGACACGCGGTCATGCAGTTCAactgctgccctgtggcttCTCCCGAACGACTGGGTGAGTTGTGAGATTAAATCTCCTTTACAGGCTTTGGGGGCTGGAGGTGAAGTAGGGAGGAAGAGGGTGGAGATGTGCGGCTCCTTCTCCCCAGACTCTCATCTCGGTTCTGGCACTGGGGGGGTTTCTTTTCCCTATCTCAGGGGGGTTCTGACGCCCTCGGGTCCCAACAGCCTGGTTGGGTTGGACTCTGCCCGTAGCAGAAGCACAAGGACGTCTCAGCGGAAGCGCCTTGCTTGGAGACATCACCTTAGGAGAGGCGAATGTGCCTTAGCCACGGCTACATCTTGTCGCAAGCTCCAGCAGGAGCGGGGATAGCTCTGCTCAGGTGGAGGGGCCGCCATGGCTTCACTGGGAGAGTCTCGGGGCGCCCTGGTGGCACGACGCAGCTGGCAGAGCCTTGGGCATTGATCATGGCTGCTCGTGGACAGCAGCATGGATTTCCCCGTCTTGGTCATGTCCTGCTGTCGGCGTGCGCGGGGCCCGTCGTCCCGTGGGGAGGGTCGGCAGGGGGGTGCAGGAAGGGAGCAGAGGCTCCTCCTCGCTGGGGACGGGTGGGGGCGAAGGAGGTGACTTCAGGGTGAGTTGGGCGGACAGGTACACCCAGAACCAGGGACGGATCCTCTCCCCACTCAAGGGGCCCAGTTGGAAGGTGTAGAGCAGGTCTTGGTTGTCAGCGTTGAAGAAGGCTACCTTCTGTGCCTCAG contains these protein-coding regions:
- the LOC142049102 gene encoding LOW QUALITY PROTEIN: butyrophilin subfamily 1 member A1-like (The sequence of the model RefSeq protein was modified relative to this genomic sequence to represent the inferred CDS: inserted 1 base in 1 codon; substituted 1 base at 1 genomic stop codon); translation: MAACIPAGRAVKPDGKVLVSSRPCLPRVTSALACAVIFSCAFLVPELEGAQFRVLGPDQPVTAVVGEDVVLPCLLSPRLNAENMDVLWFQSITSNHVHYHRSGCDDYSFQNPQYRGRTALSKEGLSVGDVSLRILSTRLSDEGQYRCLVQDGDSYEEASVELQVAVSGSSPLLSVEDAQDGGVRVRCRATGWYPKPEMVWRDVQGQQLPPVTQSDSQDQNGLFEVEKSIVIQRNAEQNVSCSVRNTRLPQEKEAPIYISDSIFLKEYPWKVAFFVTLAACFASLVAFPLFISRLRAQQATQIGKRCFLHPXNPLNKGDDLPQTFVIQLPMSLSPTLWWHQPHQLLPALWXAPKSFLRAGFPSHPLSPPWADFSEKHVSELRWRNAFVPVEEVHVTLDADTAHPQLILSDGGKSVRRGVTRQEVPDNPERYDTDRCVLGQEGFTSGRYFWDVDVGMEEGGIWALGVAKESTERKGEIDRDPRNGIWAIGHWWGEYWALTSPERTALSLTKRPRTIRVSLDTEAQKVAFFNADNQELLYTFQLGPLSGERIRPWFWVYVSAQLTLKSPPSPPPVPSEEEPLLPSCTPLPTLPTGRRAPRTPTAGHDQDGEIHAAVHEQP